The following are encoded together in the Planctobacterium marinum genome:
- a CDS encoding transporter substrate-binding domain-containing protein, whose product MPRTLSRFTKTISKPHLIALMLLLQLPWHSALAANSITWAIAHYPPRFVIEAPGKFGGQAGLQHEILEAALPQYQHVYKQYSYASFAQALLKQEPVCTSMILKTPEREMLAAFSIPWHIDLPIALAITRDAWQRIGSPKTVLFKDVIQDERIKGGIEQKRSYGVLDDLIKDLAINKNLDKYELIASQILPLLQTGGIDYTLEYPYLAEYYLRNIKTRKDIISVPIEDGFDYVFGYIACTKNDWGQALIKRLNEVIREERQKQGYLNLLKMLYRSDSDRAKMESIYYQHFLASEE is encoded by the coding sequence ATGCCACGCACCTTAAGTCGCTTCACAAAAACAATATCTAAGCCACACTTGATCGCCCTGATGTTACTACTGCAATTGCCGTGGCATAGCGCACTCGCCGCTAACAGTATCACCTGGGCAATCGCTCATTATCCGCCGAGGTTTGTTATTGAGGCACCAGGCAAATTTGGCGGACAAGCGGGTTTGCAACACGAAATACTGGAAGCGGCACTGCCCCAATACCAACATGTTTATAAGCAATACAGTTACGCCAGCTTTGCTCAAGCCTTGCTCAAACAAGAGCCGGTGTGTACCAGTATGATTTTAAAAACTCCAGAACGAGAGATGCTTGCCGCATTTTCCATTCCCTGGCATATCGACTTGCCTATCGCACTTGCCATCACAAGAGATGCCTGGCAACGCATTGGTAGTCCGAAAACAGTCCTTTTCAAAGATGTAATACAAGATGAAAGGATCAAAGGCGGTATCGAACAAAAACGTTCTTATGGCGTTCTGGACGACCTCATTAAAGACCTCGCTATCAATAAAAACCTGGACAAATACGAACTCATCGCATCACAAATTTTGCCACTGCTGCAAACTGGCGGCATAGATTACACCCTGGAATACCCCTATCTGGCAGAGTATTACCTGCGTAATATTAAGACCCGAAAAGACATCATCTCCGTGCCCATAGAAGATGGGTTTGACTATGTCTTTGGTTATATCGCTTGCACCAAAAACGACTGGGGCCAAGCATTGATAAAAAGGTTAAATGAAGTGATACGCGAAGAACGGCAAAAACAAGGCTACCTCAACCTGTTAAAAATGCTCTATCGCTCTGATAGCGACAGAGCAAAAATGGAAAGCATTTATTATCAGCACTTTTTAGCATCGGAAGAATAA
- a CDS encoding ExbD/TolR family protein — protein MKQHFQNLVEEEEATIDMTPMLDVVFIMLIFFIVTASFVKEAGIDVNRPEASTAAAKPRATILVAISDKGEIWINKRKVDVRAVQANIERLKAENPQGSVVIQADKEANVDKLIKVMDAARAAGAYDVSIAAAEQ, from the coding sequence ATGAAACAGCATTTTCAAAATTTAGTAGAAGAAGAAGAAGCCACAATCGATATGACGCCCATGCTGGACGTTGTATTTATCATGCTTATCTTCTTCATTGTTACCGCGTCTTTTGTTAAAGAAGCCGGTATTGATGTGAACCGCCCTGAAGCCTCTACTGCAGCGGCTAAGCCTCGTGCCACCATATTGGTTGCGATTTCAGACAAAGGTGAAATCTGGATTAATAAGCGCAAGGTGGATGTACGTGCCGTGCAAGCTAACATTGAACGTTTGAAAGCCGAGAACCCACAGGGTTCTGTGGTTATACAAGCGGACAAAGAAGCTAACGTTGATAAGTTAATCAAAGTAATGGATGCAGCTCGTGCCGCTGGCGCTTATGACGTGTCTATTGCCGCAGCAGAGCAGTAA
- a CDS encoding energy transducer TonB, with product MIRVLIALILSAGITMVLFYVMQSLIESGGSALTDAPKGRVLDFVRVPREEAVEQKERKPRKPPPPKEPPPQMDQPQLDAATPNNDGGGMNFSEAVSADVALDGGLALESGDGEYLPIVKVAPVYPRRALQRGIEGYVIVEFTVTKQGSVRDPIVVEAEPEGLFERAALDAAMKFKYKPRVVNGEPAEVSGIQNRISFEIDG from the coding sequence ATGATTCGAGTATTGATTGCGTTAATTCTAAGTGCAGGTATCACTATGGTCCTGTTTTACGTAATGCAGTCGTTGATCGAAAGTGGTGGTAGTGCATTAACCGATGCACCCAAAGGCCGGGTACTGGACTTTGTTCGCGTACCAAGAGAAGAAGCGGTAGAGCAAAAAGAGCGTAAGCCTCGTAAGCCACCTCCGCCGAAAGAGCCACCACCACAGATGGATCAACCTCAGCTGGATGCAGCGACTCCGAACAACGATGGTGGCGGTATGAATTTCTCGGAAGCCGTATCCGCTGATGTCGCCCTTGACGGTGGGCTGGCATTGGAGTCTGGAGATGGTGAGTACTTACCCATAGTAAAAGTAGCACCTGTTTATCCACGTCGCGCACTGCAGCGCGGTATCGAAGGCTACGTTATCGTGGAATTTACCGTCACTAAGCAAGGCTCGGTAAGAGATCCGATTGTAGTGGAAGCAGAGCCGGAAGGACTATTTGAACGCGCAGCATTGGATGCGGCGATGAAGTTCAAATACAAGCCGCGGGTGGTAAATGGTGAACCAGCAGAAGTATCTGGTATTCAAAACCGCATCTCATTCGAAATCGACGGTTAG
- a CDS encoding MotA/TolQ/ExbB proton channel family protein, with product MFMEFFEAIRDFTETGGAVVFYIGILIFVMWLLILERALYFFIWHQKAKNEAIANWGARKDRSSWNAEQIRQMTISRLHLGMNSNVAIIQALVALCPLLGLMGTVTGMIEVFDVMAISGSGNARSMASGVSKATIPTMAGMVGALSGVFAVAWLTRTVKAERTHVEEALAMDRHI from the coding sequence ATGTTCATGGAGTTTTTTGAAGCTATTCGCGATTTCACGGAAACCGGTGGGGCCGTCGTGTTCTACATCGGTATCCTGATCTTCGTGATGTGGCTACTCATTTTAGAACGGGCGCTGTACTTCTTTATCTGGCACCAGAAAGCCAAAAATGAAGCCATTGCAAACTGGGGAGCGCGTAAAGATCGCAGCTCCTGGAATGCAGAACAGATACGACAAATGACGATTTCACGCCTGCACTTAGGCATGAATAGCAATGTTGCCATCATTCAGGCGCTGGTGGCCTTATGTCCTTTATTGGGACTGATGGGTACAGTAACCGGGATGATTGAAGTCTTTGACGTTATGGCTATCTCCGGCTCGGGCAATGCCCGCTCTATGGCTTCTGGTGTTTCTAAAGCCACTATCCCCACGATGGCGGGAATGGTTGGGGCACTCTCTGGCGTATTTGCTGTGGCCTGGTTAACCAGAACGGTAAAAGCTGAGCGCACCCATGTTGAAGAAGCATTAGCAATGGACAGACATATCTAA
- a CDS encoding DUF3450 domain-containing protein gives MKFSKTFTLSVVAAAFSVASMTGSAQEDGYLKPAIDSAKQINESAAMSQEKVNAYSEQADSKLQTFKTINKEIDGLRVYNTQLEKQIANQVEEMAALNESIDEVSVIERQITPLMIRMIDGLEQFVQLDVPFLPDERSERIENLRDMMDRADVSASEKFRRVMEAYQVEMDYGRSMEAYSGILDLNGQERDVDFLRVGRTVLAYQTRDASEQGVWNQDTKTWELLDSSYRTQITNGLRMAKKQKAPDLLMLPVKKTN, from the coding sequence ATGAAGTTTTCTAAAACTTTTACCCTTTCAGTTGTGGCAGCTGCGTTTTCAGTAGCGTCTATGACAGGAAGTGCTCAAGAAGATGGTTATCTAAAACCAGCCATTGATTCAGCCAAGCAGATTAACGAGTCTGCTGCTATGTCTCAGGAAAAAGTGAATGCCTACTCAGAGCAGGCAGACAGCAAATTGCAGACATTTAAAACCATCAACAAAGAAATTGATGGTTTGCGTGTCTATAACACGCAGTTAGAGAAGCAGATTGCCAATCAAGTAGAAGAAATGGCCGCGCTGAATGAGTCTATCGACGAAGTGAGCGTTATCGAACGTCAAATTACGCCACTGATGATCCGCATGATTGATGGGCTTGAGCAGTTCGTGCAATTAGATGTGCCTTTCTTGCCAGATGAGCGCTCTGAGCGTATCGAAAACCTGCGCGATATGATGGATCGTGCTGATGTCTCAGCATCAGAAAAGTTCCGCCGCGTTATGGAAGCTTATCAGGTTGAAATGGATTACGGTCGTTCTATGGAAGCCTACTCGGGCATTCTGGACCTTAACGGTCAGGAGCGCGATGTGGACTTTTTGCGCGTGGGTCGCACAGTGTTGGCATACCAAACTCGTGATGCCTCAGAGCAGGGCGTATGGAACCAGGATACCAAAACCTGGGAATTGTTGGATTCCAGCTATCGCACTCAAATTACCAACGGTTTACGCATGGCGAAAAAGCAAAAAGCACCTGACTTGCTGATGCTGCCAGTGAAGAAAACCAACTAA
- a CDS encoding PQQ-dependent sugar dehydrogenase: MRLLTVFLLLLSSSISTAQANYDAEVVVEGLDVPWALTQLPGGGWLITERSGQLIYFKDGKKSLVQGTPSVFFAGQGGLLDVELHPDFTENHLLFLSYAKGDAGNNALTLYKATFNQDAMALENGTDIFSITPGKDTPVHYGGRIAVTNDALLLASGDGFDYRESAQIKNSMLGKVLRMGLNGKVKADNPFAADDNAAFVWTLGHRNPQALLFDVQSGVVYSHEHGPAGGDEINIIKKGLNYGWPVITNGKDYSGANISPFKEYPGMQQPLLDWTPSIAPSDMLLYRGNKFAELNGHLLVTTLKTRELRLVKLKEGKVAEQVTLLTHLDERLRGIEQDQQGDIYLLTDSGKLLLLTQL, from the coding sequence ATGCGATTACTCACAGTATTTTTATTGCTCTTGTCCTCAAGCATCAGCACCGCACAAGCAAATTATGATGCAGAGGTTGTGGTCGAGGGCCTGGATGTGCCTTGGGCGCTCACGCAGCTGCCCGGTGGCGGCTGGTTGATCACTGAGCGCAGTGGCCAACTTATTTATTTCAAGGATGGCAAGAAATCATTGGTGCAGGGTACACCCTCTGTGTTTTTTGCCGGTCAAGGCGGATTGTTGGATGTAGAGTTGCATCCCGATTTCACTGAAAATCACTTACTGTTTTTGTCTTATGCAAAAGGGGATGCAGGCAATAACGCGTTAACATTATATAAAGCGACTTTTAACCAGGATGCCATGGCCCTGGAAAATGGCACGGACATTTTTAGCATCACGCCGGGTAAAGATACACCAGTACATTACGGTGGCCGAATTGCTGTAACCAATGACGCCCTGTTATTGGCATCGGGAGATGGTTTTGACTATCGCGAGTCTGCTCAAATAAAAAACTCTATGTTAGGTAAAGTCTTGCGTATGGGCTTAAATGGCAAGGTGAAAGCTGATAACCCGTTTGCAGCCGATGATAATGCGGCATTCGTTTGGACTTTGGGCCATCGTAATCCACAAGCGTTGTTGTTCGATGTGCAATCTGGTGTGGTTTACAGTCATGAACATGGACCGGCTGGTGGCGATGAGATCAATATCATAAAAAAAGGCCTTAATTACGGTTGGCCTGTGATCACCAACGGCAAAGACTATTCGGGTGCCAATATTAGTCCCTTTAAAGAGTATCCCGGAATGCAACAACCTTTATTGGATTGGACTCCCTCTATTGCCCCGTCCGATATGCTGCTGTATCGCGGCAATAAGTTTGCAGAGTTAAACGGCCATTTATTGGTAACAACCTTGAAAACCCGAGAGTTGCGCCTGGTGAAATTAAAAGAAGGGAAGGTGGCAGAGCAGGTGACTTTGCTTACCCATCTTGACGAGCGCTTAAGAGGTATCGAACAAGATCAACAAGGCGACATCTATTTACTCACGGATTCAGGTAAGTTGTTATTGTTAACGCAGCTTTAA
- a CDS encoding tetratricopeptide repeat protein encodes MLKRRLSAVACALLGAVIYVAPASTDLLSGGVALAQEAERKTKRVPALRGKVYEQLARAQKLGDEGDVAGAIEILDEVKDKSDSMNSYERAMMYNFYGFVYYNAEDYTQAYESFKLVVEQQPIPESFEQGTLFSLAQLSLMQEKYDDVLIYIERWEALNNGKIPAKNYVLKAQAMYQKKSYQEAAGYIEQAIATQEENPDDGIADENWYILQRAIYYELKQPKKVTEVLVKLVRYYEKPKYWLQLGAMYGEIGEEKKQLAVMEAAYQQGYVESGSDMFNLAQLYYYHQVPYKGARIMEEAMENGKLDRNLKNLRFLSQCYAASRDSDKAIPVMQAAAELSEDGELNAQLAQLFLNTEQFDQAIENARIALDKGDLRSPGTAHLVIGMSLYNQQQFAEALNALAEAEKFKGTSRMAKQWQRYVSSEKTSFEALQADLSS; translated from the coding sequence ATGTTAAAACGACGTTTATCAGCAGTTGCTTGTGCCCTATTAGGAGCCGTGATTTATGTGGCACCAGCCTCTACGGATTTGCTGTCCGGTGGTGTTGCCTTGGCTCAGGAAGCAGAGCGCAAAACAAAACGTGTACCGGCACTGCGTGGCAAGGTATACGAGCAGTTGGCTCGTGCCCAAAAACTGGGTGATGAGGGCGATGTTGCTGGTGCTATTGAGATATTGGATGAAGTGAAAGACAAATCCGATTCAATGAACAGCTATGAACGCGCCATGATGTATAACTTCTACGGTTTCGTTTATTACAACGCTGAAGATTACACTCAAGCCTATGAGTCATTTAAGCTGGTGGTCGAACAGCAACCGATCCCGGAAAGCTTTGAACAAGGGACGTTGTTCAGTCTGGCACAGTTAAGCTTGATGCAGGAAAAGTACGACGATGTACTTATCTACATTGAGCGCTGGGAAGCATTAAACAATGGCAAGATACCGGCTAAAAACTACGTGTTAAAAGCCCAGGCCATGTACCAGAAAAAGAGCTACCAGGAAGCGGCTGGCTATATTGAGCAAGCAATCGCCACTCAGGAAGAAAACCCTGATGACGGTATTGCCGATGAAAACTGGTATATCCTGCAGCGCGCCATTTACTACGAACTAAAACAACCTAAAAAGGTGACTGAAGTTTTGGTGAAACTGGTTCGCTATTATGAAAAGCCTAAATACTGGTTACAGTTAGGCGCGATGTATGGCGAAATTGGTGAAGAGAAGAAGCAGCTTGCGGTAATGGAAGCCGCGTATCAGCAAGGCTATGTTGAGTCGGGCAGCGATATGTTCAACCTGGCGCAGCTCTACTATTATCATCAGGTACCATACAAAGGTGCCAGAATAATGGAAGAGGCCATGGAGAATGGCAAGCTGGATCGCAACCTGAAAAACCTGCGTTTCTTGTCTCAGTGTTATGCGGCTTCTCGCGATTCTGATAAAGCTATCCCGGTTATGCAGGCAGCGGCTGAATTGTCCGAAGATGGCGAACTCAACGCTCAGTTAGCGCAATTGTTCCTGAATACGGAACAGTTTGACCAGGCCATCGAAAACGCCCGTATCGCACTGGATAAAGGCGATTTGCGTAGCCCCGGTACAGCGCATCTGGTAATTGGCATGTCACTGTACAACCAGCAGCAGTTTGCCGAGGCACTGAATGCACTGGCGGAAGCTGAAAAGTTCAAAGGGACTTCCAGAATGGCGAAGCAATGGCAGCGCTATGTGTCTTCAGAGAAGACCAGCTTCGAAGCCTTGCAGGCTGATTTGTCTTCTTAA
- a CDS encoding group II truncated hemoglobin, translated as MLDKLFKKKPKSAYEAIGGEQGTQKLANTFYDIMETDEFAAELLALHPKPMDSIRQKFFEYLSGWLGGPPLYEAQYGHPRLRARHLPFEVSDNMVEQWLYCMNKALNEVVEDDNAREAIRQPITQLARHMKNS; from the coding sequence TTGCTCGATAAATTATTCAAAAAGAAGCCCAAATCCGCTTACGAGGCCATTGGCGGTGAACAAGGTACACAAAAGCTGGCCAATACCTTTTATGACATCATGGAGACGGATGAGTTTGCCGCTGAACTTTTAGCCTTGCATCCAAAGCCCATGGACAGCATTCGGCAAAAGTTTTTTGAGTATTTAAGCGGCTGGTTAGGCGGCCCACCACTTTATGAAGCCCAGTATGGGCATCCGCGCTTGCGCGCCAGACACTTGCCTTTTGAAGTGAGCGATAACATGGTGGAACAATGGTTGTATTGCATGAACAAAGCGTTAAACGAGGTAGTGGAAGACGACAATGCCCGCGAGGCTATTCGACAACCAATTACGCAATTGGCGCGACATATGAAAAATAGCTGA
- a CDS encoding MotA/TolQ/ExbB proton channel family protein — MKKFVKVISTLFVASILSGGAMAQNKNLDLDALLKQLEEGKFAQNQQNQQREAQFRAQVAEQDRMIREAQQTRANEEANSERLETTFEENEFKIADLQGALDKRLGSLKELFGVLQQVSGDTKNKFQNSMISAEIPGRGEFLDNLAQSMGKSSKLASIEEIERVWFEIQREMTQAGKVTNFTTEVVEANGDKVNKDVTRVGPFALVADGKYLDYNPATGTVAELIRQPADRYMSSIDELEASNGEFVKFGLDPTGGSILGLLVQAPNFRERVEQGGLVGYIILGVGAVGFLLAIIQLINLSLIQMKVNAQQKSSTPKADNPLGRVLMVKDKYPDADVEALELHLTEAILGELPKLSRFLTIVKIISVVAPLMGLLGTVTGMILTFQAITLFGTGDPKLMAGGISQALVTTVLGLVVAIPTTLLYAFLNTRSKGIVAVLQEQSSGVIAERAERG, encoded by the coding sequence ATGAAAAAGTTCGTTAAAGTTATTTCTACATTGTTCGTTGCTTCCATCCTTTCTGGTGGTGCAATGGCACAAAATAAAAACCTTGACCTGGATGCCTTATTGAAGCAACTGGAAGAAGGTAAATTCGCTCAGAATCAGCAAAACCAACAACGTGAGGCGCAGTTTCGCGCCCAGGTTGCTGAGCAAGACCGCATGATCCGTGAAGCGCAGCAAACCCGTGCTAACGAAGAAGCGAATAGTGAGCGTCTGGAAACCACCTTTGAAGAAAACGAATTCAAAATCGCCGACCTTCAAGGTGCCCTTGATAAGCGTTTAGGTTCGTTAAAAGAGCTGTTTGGTGTACTTCAGCAGGTGTCTGGCGATACCAAGAACAAGTTCCAGAACTCTATGATTTCTGCTGAAATCCCCGGCCGTGGTGAGTTTTTAGATAACCTGGCTCAGTCTATGGGGAAATCTTCCAAGCTGGCATCAATCGAAGAAATTGAGCGCGTTTGGTTTGAGATTCAGCGTGAAATGACCCAAGCTGGTAAGGTCACTAACTTCACCACCGAAGTAGTAGAAGCTAACGGTGACAAGGTTAATAAAGACGTTACCCGTGTTGGACCGTTCGCGTTGGTGGCAGACGGTAAATATCTGGATTACAACCCGGCAACAGGTACGGTTGCAGAATTAATTCGTCAACCAGCTGACCGTTACATGAGCTCCATCGATGAACTTGAAGCGTCAAATGGTGAGTTTGTGAAGTTTGGTCTGGATCCAACCGGTGGTTCAATTCTTGGCCTGTTGGTTCAAGCACCTAACTTCCGCGAGCGTGTTGAGCAAGGTGGCCTTGTGGGTTACATCATCTTAGGCGTGGGTGCGGTAGGTTTCTTATTGGCAATCATCCAGTTAATTAATCTTTCTCTGATTCAAATGAAGGTCAATGCTCAGCAAAAATCTTCTACGCCTAAAGCGGACAACCCGTTAGGCCGCGTATTGATGGTAAAAGACAAATATCCAGATGCCGATGTTGAGGCGTTAGAGCTACACCTGACAGAAGCTATTTTGGGTGAGCTGCCTAAGTTATCGCGCTTCCTGACCATTGTTAAAATTATCTCTGTTGTTGCGCCGCTAATGGGTCTGTTGGGTACCGTAACCGGTATGATCTTGACCTTCCAGGCCATCACATTATTTGGTACTGGCGATCCCAAGCTGATGGCGGGCGGTATTTCGCAAGCGCTGGTAACCACGGTACTGGGTCTGGTTGTCGCGATTCCAACGACGTTGCTTTACGCTTTCTTAAATACGCGCAGTAAAGGCATTGTTGCAGTTCTGCAAGAACAGTCTTCAGGGGTGATTGCAGAGCGCGCTGAAAGAGGTTAA